One window of the Ureibacillus sp. FSL W7-1570 genome contains the following:
- the ytpR gene encoding YtpR family tRNA-binding protein: MIAAYNKEHVGDVLLVQLTTEDVIAPEVERVGDVALIKEKTTGEVKGFNLFNASNYVELNVNGNVEVTEELVQKIRSALKENHVELAIEVDFSPKFVVGYVEEKEKHPNADKLSVCKVNVGDEVLQIVCGAPNVEAGQKVVVAKIGAVMPSGMVIKPSQLRGVDSYGMICSARELAIPNAPQEKGILVLDDDAEVGSAFQIPSK, from the coding sequence ATGATTGCAGCATACAATAAAGAACATGTGGGAGATGTACTATTAGTTCAACTGACGACGGAAGATGTCATCGCACCGGAAGTGGAGCGTGTGGGGGATGTCGCTTTAATAAAAGAAAAAACAACGGGCGAAGTAAAAGGATTCAATTTGTTCAATGCGAGTAATTATGTTGAACTGAATGTTAACGGCAATGTGGAAGTGACTGAGGAACTCGTTCAGAAAATCCGGTCCGCATTAAAGGAAAACCATGTGGAATTGGCCATTGAAGTGGACTTTTCACCGAAATTTGTTGTCGGATACGTGGAAGAAAAAGAAAAACATCCGAATGCGGACAAATTAAGTGTATGCAAAGTCAATGTCGGCGATGAAGTGCTGCAAATTGTTTGCGGAGCGCCGAATGTGGAAGCGGGGCAAAAGGTCGTTGTTGCAAAAATAGGCGCGGTGATGCCATCCGGAATGGTCATCAAGCCTTCCCAACTTAGAGGCGTGGATTCTTACGGCATGATTTGTTCTGCGAGAGAATTGGCCATTCCGAACGCACCACAAGAAAAAGGCATTTTAGTGTTGGATGATGATGCCGAGGTCGGTTCCGCTTTTCAAATTCCTTCCAAATGA
- the dat gene encoding D-amino-acid transaminase, with protein MGFTLWNDKIVKDEEVIIDKEDRGYQFGDGVYEVVKVYNGEMFTVNEHIDRFYSSAEKIRISIPYTKEQLHQLLKELVEKNELGTGHIYFQITRGVSPRTHQFPEGNVKPVLIAYTRENPRPLENLEKGVKATFVEDIRWLRCDIKTLNLLGAVLAKQEAHEKGCYEAILHRNNTVTEGSSTNVFGVKDGILYTHPANNLILKGITRDVVIACAEEINMTVKEIPFTTYEALKMDELFVTSTTSEITPVIEIDGKPINGGNVGEWTRKLQKQFETKISSALHI; from the coding sequence ATGGGATTTACGTTGTGGAATGACAAAATAGTGAAAGACGAGGAAGTTATCATTGATAAAGAAGACCGAGGCTATCAGTTCGGTGACGGTGTCTATGAAGTTGTGAAAGTATACAACGGCGAAATGTTTACAGTAAACGAGCATATCGATCGGTTCTATTCTTCGGCAGAGAAGATCCGGATTTCGATACCATATACGAAAGAGCAGCTTCATCAATTATTGAAAGAATTAGTGGAAAAAAATGAATTGGGAACAGGACATATTTATTTTCAAATCACCCGGGGCGTTTCTCCGAGAACGCACCAATTTCCTGAAGGTAATGTAAAACCTGTTTTAATTGCATATACAAGAGAAAATCCTCGGCCATTGGAAAATCTCGAAAAAGGTGTAAAAGCGACTTTTGTGGAAGATATCCGCTGGCTGCGTTGCGATATAAAAACATTGAACTTGCTTGGAGCTGTACTGGCTAAACAAGAAGCCCATGAAAAAGGATGTTATGAGGCGATCTTGCACCGCAATAATACGGTGACAGAAGGTTCTTCCACTAATGTTTTTGGCGTAAAAGATGGGATTTTGTATACGCACCCTGCCAACAACCTTATTTTGAAAGGCATTACGCGGGATGTGGTAATCGCTTGTGCGGAAGAGATCAACATGACGGTAAAGGAAATTCCTTTTACAACGTATGAAGCGTTGAAAATGGATGAATTATTCGTTACAAGTACAACTTCAGAGATTACTCCGGTGATTGAAATAGACGGAAAGCCGATCAACGGAGGAAACGTGGGAGAATGGACCCGCAAATTGCAAAAACAATTTGAAACGAAGATTTCCAGTGCACTCCATATTTAA
- a CDS encoding nuclease-related domain-containing protein, which translates to MAQLIKLQDYISRYQIDITRYPTQYVRLKRTQWEKVKQQWLTGEEPIIWKHIEEEEEQPKRFSFIKKWLHKKRMEEEEDIESVDVSHEAMEDREEHFEAESTLSFEPNIVYQPDNLEDLKRMFLDQFFHFQLKWASSTLLEKSYIDPRFYRDGFLRTVLQRLPDNYLVFYYPIIKIKKAPVELDVIILTPTECLCITLVEQEEDAVYIGDGDRFWTKKIGKRNEKILNPIIQLNRMDAIVSQLFKNHQADFPIRKILLSRTGYFAQSMSLFNVQLVDKRGYTEWLQQLKYSPSPIKKKQIEAAQAILSNVDTTSYSRAIWQASNQEPEREDNIRQ; encoded by the coding sequence TTGGCTCAACTAATAAAACTGCAAGACTATATTTCAAGATATCAGATTGATATAACAAGATATCCTACCCAATACGTCCGTTTAAAAAGAACGCAGTGGGAAAAAGTGAAGCAGCAGTGGCTTACCGGGGAAGAACCGATCATTTGGAAGCATATCGAGGAAGAGGAAGAACAACCGAAACGCTTCTCCTTTATAAAAAAATGGCTGCACAAGAAACGGATGGAGGAAGAAGAGGATATCGAGTCCGTTGATGTATCCCATGAAGCGATGGAGGATCGGGAGGAGCATTTTGAAGCGGAATCCACTTTGTCCTTTGAGCCAAATATTGTTTATCAACCGGATAACCTCGAAGATTTAAAACGGATGTTTCTTGACCAGTTTTTCCATTTTCAATTAAAGTGGGCCAGTTCAACGTTATTGGAAAAATCTTATATCGATCCGCGCTTTTATCGGGACGGTTTTTTAAGAACGGTTCTCCAACGATTGCCGGATAATTATCTGGTATTTTATTATCCGATTATTAAAATAAAAAAGGCGCCTGTAGAGTTGGACGTCATCATTTTAACGCCGACCGAGTGTTTATGCATCACATTGGTGGAGCAGGAAGAGGATGCCGTGTATATTGGTGATGGCGACCGGTTTTGGACGAAAAAGATCGGAAAGAGAAATGAAAAAATATTGAATCCGATCATCCAACTCAATCGGATGGATGCCATTGTATCCCAGCTATTCAAAAATCATCAGGCGGATTTTCCGATTCGGAAAATCTTGTTGTCACGGACCGGTTATTTTGCGCAATCCATGTCTTTATTCAACGTGCAACTTGTCGATAAGCGCGGATATACCGAGTGGCTGCAACAGCTGAAATATTCACCGTCTCCTATTAAAAAGAAACAGATTGAGGCGGCTCAAGCCATTTTAAGCAATGTGGATACAACTTCCTATAGCCGGGCCATTTGGCAAGCTTCCAATCAGGAACCGGAAAGGGAAGATAACATCCGTCAATAA
- a CDS encoding DNA translocase FtsK yields the protein MKWLKKTLNKWFFQNDEMMEEYEEYDHHEIEEELQEHTYEKEQQRPKFRFPLIPDEELQRPKNEFINQPIDTKNNFPINNGPQHEKGSLIYDVEVSRIHELLEMRIQNKKKSASSKHKVPPRYADRLLEKENKRKPVQKKKEQPAEKEKVQMPVNRRRFIPTDVPSPVYGFQKPQPINALLAKKRGTNEQENPDGKEEVSATIEKSPGTLVVEELDKQIEKVKEEVEQILHQTKESMSISIEEGEFTDAPSGNVEKDFVENGGSVPILVETPNEVTVKAAQFSDEWHAAEEHHDRDSETIGLNDVQEGIDNPLYEEEDEEYSPSESVGEWDVPPLPNEQVQPDFPGGSVVDDGLDQQEEAGVEQEQQEQPSPVEADPLNEKMDPRTEDFSTALEDERFHVFDNRASETMEAKTGGFSHGEATVHLSSKEDSDEGSHPASLQESSAANDNQTRKKPIPFNVIMLKSDKEKLAKRMQWQTGEKNQHNHNGLTEKKVEIELKNHENTLGLEIKGENAINPFEHSTQADDQSGSGTNRHETLNEPAESNESHYIKPLLSYLTPPETSTEDYEWMESQAEKLVETLSYFQVSAKVESIMQGPAVTQFEITVGHGTKVSKIRNLADDLKLALAAKDIRIQAPIPGKNTIGIEIPNRISRAVRLSEVANSEQFLNSDSPLEAALGLDLTGTPVTIDLRKMPHGLIAGATGSGKSVCINSILVSLLLKAEPSELRLMLIDPKVVELAPYNHIPHLVSPVITDVKAATAALKWAVDEMERRYQLFAHAGVRDLPRYNRLVEQEGKLRLKLPYILIVIDELADLMMMAPHDVEESICRIAQKARACGIHLIVATQRPSVDVITGLIKSNIPTRIAFSVSSQIDSRTILDSQGAERLLGRGDMLYLGNGMSDPIRLQGTFVTDDEIEAIIQHVKEQGEPDYFFEQEELLKKVEMVEEQDELFEDVCRFVFEQGAASTSLIQRKYHIGYNRAARLIEMLESYGFVSEQKGSKPREVYITESDLAELFD from the coding sequence ATGAAATGGCTCAAAAAGACATTGAATAAATGGTTTTTCCAAAATGACGAGATGATGGAAGAATATGAAGAATACGACCATCATGAGATAGAAGAAGAGTTGCAAGAACATACATACGAAAAAGAGCAGCAAAGACCAAAGTTTCGTTTTCCATTGATTCCGGATGAAGAGTTGCAGCGGCCAAAAAATGAATTTATCAATCAACCGATAGACACAAAGAACAATTTCCCTATAAACAATGGGCCCCAACACGAGAAGGGTTCATTGATCTACGATGTGGAAGTATCAAGAATACACGAGTTATTGGAAATGCGCATACAAAATAAGAAAAAATCGGCCAGTTCGAAACATAAGGTCCCCCCTCGATATGCCGACCGGTTGTTGGAGAAGGAAAATAAACGGAAACCTGTACAGAAAAAGAAGGAGCAACCCGCAGAAAAAGAAAAAGTCCAAATGCCGGTCAATCGAAGAAGATTTATCCCAACCGATGTCCCTTCACCGGTTTATGGATTTCAAAAACCACAACCGATCAATGCCTTGCTGGCCAAGAAACGCGGAACCAATGAGCAGGAAAATCCTGATGGAAAAGAAGAAGTATCGGCGACGATTGAAAAAAGCCCGGGCACACTGGTTGTAGAGGAACTTGATAAACAGATTGAAAAAGTGAAGGAAGAAGTCGAACAAATCCTTCATCAAACGAAAGAAAGCATGTCGATTTCGATTGAAGAAGGTGAATTCACGGATGCCCCATCCGGCAATGTCGAAAAGGATTTCGTAGAAAATGGCGGAAGTGTGCCAATATTGGTGGAAACCCCAAATGAAGTAACAGTGAAGGCGGCGCAATTTTCGGATGAATGGCATGCCGCGGAAGAACATCATGATCGGGATTCCGAAACTATTGGATTGAATGATGTTCAAGAAGGAATTGACAACCCATTATATGAAGAAGAGGATGAAGAATATTCACCATCCGAAAGCGTTGGCGAATGGGACGTTCCACCGTTGCCAAATGAGCAGGTGCAACCAGATTTTCCGGGGGGAAGCGTTGTGGATGACGGGTTGGATCAACAGGAAGAGGCAGGGGTTGAACAAGAACAGCAAGAACAGCCGTCACCGGTTGAAGCAGATCCTCTGAACGAAAAAATGGATCCCCGAACGGAAGATTTTTCGACAGCATTGGAAGATGAAAGGTTCCATGTCTTTGACAATCGCGCTTCAGAAACAATGGAGGCAAAAACCGGGGGATTCTCCCACGGGGAAGCGACAGTTCATCTTTCTTCCAAAGAGGATTCCGATGAAGGAAGTCATCCCGCATCCCTGCAGGAATCTTCTGCGGCGAATGACAATCAAACGAGGAAAAAGCCGATACCGTTTAACGTGATCATGTTAAAGTCGGATAAAGAAAAATTGGCGAAAAGAATGCAATGGCAAACCGGGGAGAAAAACCAGCACAATCATAATGGATTGACGGAGAAAAAGGTTGAAATCGAGCTGAAAAACCACGAAAATACATTAGGGTTGGAAATAAAGGGTGAAAATGCAATCAACCCATTTGAACATTCGACTCAGGCCGATGATCAATCGGGAAGCGGGACCAACCGCCATGAAACATTGAACGAGCCGGCGGAAAGTAATGAATCCCATTACATCAAGCCGCTGCTCAGTTATTTGACACCTCCGGAAACATCGACGGAAGACTATGAATGGATGGAGAGTCAGGCGGAAAAACTTGTGGAAACTTTGTCCTATTTCCAAGTGAGCGCCAAAGTGGAATCGATTATGCAAGGCCCGGCGGTTACCCAGTTTGAAATTACAGTGGGGCATGGAACGAAAGTTAGCAAGATCCGCAATTTGGCGGATGACTTAAAGCTTGCCCTTGCTGCGAAAGATATCCGCATCCAGGCACCAATTCCGGGAAAAAACACCATTGGGATTGAGATACCAAATCGCATTTCCAGGGCGGTGCGATTATCGGAAGTGGCCAATAGCGAACAGTTCCTAAATTCGGATTCGCCATTGGAGGCTGCCCTAGGTTTAGATTTAACGGGGACGCCGGTGACAATCGATTTGCGCAAAATGCCCCATGGATTGATTGCCGGGGCAACCGGATCCGGAAAATCGGTGTGCATCAACTCCATTTTAGTGAGTCTTTTGTTGAAGGCTGAACCGAGTGAATTGCGATTGATGCTCATTGACCCAAAAGTGGTGGAATTGGCGCCGTATAATCATATTCCGCACCTTGTCAGCCCGGTGATTACCGATGTAAAAGCGGCTACCGCGGCGTTGAAGTGGGCGGTGGATGAGATGGAACGGAGATATCAATTGTTCGCCCATGCAGGTGTACGGGATTTGCCAAGATATAATAGACTGGTGGAACAAGAAGGAAAACTCCGTCTAAAACTGCCTTATATTTTAATTGTGATTGATGAATTGGCGGATTTGATGATGATGGCTCCGCATGATGTGGAAGAATCCATTTGCCGGATTGCCCAAAAGGCGAGGGCTTGCGGCATCCATTTGATTGTCGCTACACAACGTCCATCCGTTGACGTCATCACCGGTTTGATCAAATCGAATATTCCAACGCGCATTGCGTTTTCTGTATCTTCTCAAATCGACTCCCGCACGATTTTGGATAGCCAAGGCGCAGAAAGGTTGCTTGGGCGGGGCGACATGCTTTATTTAGGAAACGGGATGAGCGACCCGATCCGCTTGCAAGGCACTTTTGTGACGGATGATGAAATTGAAGCGATCATTCAACATGTGAAAGAGCAAGGGGAGCCTGATTATTTCTTTGAGCAAGAGGAACTCTTGAAAAAAGTGGAGATGGTGGAAGAGCAGGACGAATTGTTTGAAGACGTATGCCGGTTTGTATTTGAACAAGGTGCGGCATCCACCTCTTTAATTCAAAGAAAATATCACATCGGATACAATCGGGCGGCCCGATTGATAGAGATGCTTGAAAGCTATGGTTTTGTATCTGAACAAAAAGGGAGCAAGCCGAGGGAAGTTTACATCACCGAATCGGACTTGGCGGAACTATTCGATTGA
- a CDS encoding DUF84 family protein, whose protein sequence is MKVAIGTLNRAKALAVQNVINTYFDDVEFLEVDVPSNVSNQPFSDEETRQGAINRALNALEATGADLNFGLEGGVREMEGIMYCCNWGALALKNGQVLTAAGALFMLPEKIAEKLRDGEELGPVMDEYAHEKGTRHHKGAIGILTANLISRTEMFEHIVKILVGQYLFAKENR, encoded by the coding sequence ATGAAAGTGGCAATCGGAACACTCAATCGTGCAAAGGCTTTAGCGGTGCAAAATGTAATCAATACATACTTTGACGATGTTGAATTTTTGGAAGTGGACGTCCCTTCAAATGTTTCAAATCAACCATTCTCTGACGAAGAAACGAGACAAGGTGCCATCAATCGTGCATTGAATGCGCTGGAAGCAACCGGGGCGGATTTGAATTTTGGCCTTGAAGGCGGAGTTCGGGAAATGGAAGGCATCATGTATTGCTGCAATTGGGGGGCGCTGGCATTAAAAAATGGCCAAGTGTTGACTGCGGCAGGAGCGCTGTTTATGTTACCGGAGAAAATCGCGGAGAAACTTAGGGACGGTGAAGAATTGGGGCCGGTCATGGATGAATATGCGCATGAAAAGGGTACCCGCCATCATAAAGGCGCCATCGGCATACTGACGGCAAACCTCATCAGCCGAACAGAAATGTTTGAACATATTGTGAAAATTTTGGTCGGACAGTACCTTTTTGCAAAAGAAAATAGATAG
- the trmB gene encoding tRNA (guanosine(46)-N7)-methyltransferase TrmB, whose amino-acid sequence MRMRNKPWAREFIQQHPEVVIPNPEDYKGKWSEIFGNDHPLHIEVGSGKGQFIVGMAQANPDINYIGIELYDKVIVKALEKALEAGSPPNLRLLKVNAEELEKFFQKNDVHRIYLNFSDPWPKKRHAKRRLTHEKFLSIYESILVDEGEIHFKTDNRGLFEFSLVSMSQYGMVLKDVSLDLHANEPEDNIRTEYEEKFSSLGQPIYRLESKFVKK is encoded by the coding sequence GTGAGAATGCGAAATAAACCTTGGGCTCGGGAATTTATTCAGCAACATCCCGAGGTGGTCATTCCAAATCCTGAAGATTATAAAGGGAAGTGGAGTGAGATTTTCGGAAATGATCATCCATTACATATCGAAGTGGGTTCAGGAAAAGGGCAATTTATCGTGGGTATGGCCCAAGCCAATCCGGATATCAACTATATTGGAATCGAATTATATGACAAAGTCATCGTAAAAGCATTGGAAAAAGCGTTGGAAGCGGGTTCGCCTCCAAACTTGCGCTTATTGAAAGTCAATGCTGAAGAGTTGGAGAAATTTTTCCAAAAAAATGATGTCCACCGTATCTATTTGAATTTTTCGGATCCTTGGCCAAAAAAACGCCATGCAAAGCGCAGATTAACCCACGAAAAATTTCTGAGCATTTATGAATCGATATTGGTGGATGAAGGCGAAATCCATTTTAAAACGGATAATCGCGGGCTATTTGAATTTTCATTGGTTTCCATGTCCCAATATGGCATGGTCTTAAAAGACGTATCTTTGGACTTGCATGCCAATGAACCGGAAGATAATATACGGACAGAATACGAAGAAAAGTTTTCGTCATTGGGGCAGCCGATTTACCGATTGGAATCGAAATTTGTGAAAAAATAA
- a CDS encoding M42 family metallopeptidase, producing the protein MNEETLQLFKTLTELPGAPGNEHQVRAFMRKELEKYADEIVQDNLGGIFGLRKSEETNAPKILVAGHMDEVGFMVTGITDNGMIRFQTLGGWNAQVLLAQRVKIYAKEREIPGVIASTPPHLLTEEQRKKPVDVKDMLIDVGADNKEDAINMGIRPGQSIIPVCPFTVMANPKKIMAKAWDNRYGCGLAIELLKELKDEKVVNHLYSGANVMEEVGLRGAQVSAHMIQPDLFFALDASAANDVTGDRNEFGQLGKGVLLRIYDPTMVTHRSLRDFILDTAESNHIPYQYFVSKGGTDAGRVHTMNGGIPSAVVGICSRYIHTSASIIHVDDYLAAKELLVKLIRSLDRTTVDTILQNP; encoded by the coding sequence GTGAATGAAGAAACTTTGCAATTATTTAAAACATTGACGGAACTCCCGGGAGCGCCTGGAAACGAGCATCAGGTGCGTGCGTTTATGCGCAAAGAACTGGAAAAATATGCGGATGAAATCGTGCAAGACAATTTGGGCGGAATTTTCGGATTGCGCAAGTCGGAAGAAACAAATGCGCCAAAAATCCTGGTGGCGGGCCATATGGATGAAGTGGGATTCATGGTCACTGGCATTACCGACAATGGCATGATCCGCTTTCAAACGTTGGGCGGATGGAATGCTCAAGTGTTGCTTGCTCAGCGGGTGAAAATTTATGCAAAAGAACGGGAAATCCCGGGTGTCATTGCATCGACGCCGCCGCATTTATTGACGGAAGAACAGCGGAAGAAGCCGGTCGATGTAAAAGATATGTTGATCGATGTCGGTGCGGACAATAAAGAAGATGCAATCAATATGGGCATTCGTCCTGGACAATCCATCATTCCCGTTTGTCCATTTACGGTGATGGCGAATCCGAAAAAAATTATGGCCAAGGCTTGGGATAACCGTTATGGTTGCGGACTTGCCATCGAACTTTTAAAAGAATTGAAAGATGAAAAAGTGGTGAATCACCTTTATTCCGGCGCAAATGTCATGGAGGAAGTCGGTCTGCGCGGTGCCCAAGTATCCGCTCATATGATCCAACCGGATTTGTTCTTTGCATTGGATGCTTCTGCCGCCAATGATGTCACTGGCGATCGGAACGAATTTGGACAATTGGGGAAAGGGGTATTGTTGCGCATCTATGACCCAACGATGGTCACACATCGCTCATTGAGGGATTTCATTTTGGATACGGCAGAATCCAATCATATCCCTTACCAATACTTCGTTTCAAAAGGTGGAACGGATGCGGGAAGAGTTCATACGATGAACGGCGGCATACCAAGTGCGGTCGTTGGCATATGTTCCCGCTATATCCATACATCCGCTTCCATCATCCATGTAGATGATTATTTGGCGGCAAAAGAGTTGCTTGTCAAGTTAATCCGATCTTTGGACCGGACAACGGTTGATACCATTCTCCAAAATCCGTAA
- a CDS encoding MBL fold metallo-hydrolase, translating to MDKLQFHDMTLTWLDGGVTSLDGGAMFGVVPKPLWSRKYPSNEKNQIELSCEPILIQYNGKNYMIDSGIGNKLNEKQIRNYGVTELSNIEESLQKLGLTVEDIDGILMTHMHFDHASGLTKYEGEQLVSTFPKAKIYVSQIEWDEMRNPNIRSKATYWVENWEPIQDQVVTFNDFIEIAPGIEMIHTGGHSDGHAIVKLKQKGETLIHMADIMPTHAHQNPLWVMAYDDYPMTSIFAKEKILKEAYTGGYKFIFYHDAYYRMVQWDETGKEIIDSMKRGKEAKIQFQTNN from the coding sequence ATGGACAAACTGCAATTTCATGATATGACGCTGACATGGCTGGATGGGGGCGTTACATCGCTGGATGGGGGTGCAATGTTTGGAGTGGTTCCAAAACCTTTATGGTCCAGGAAGTATCCTTCAAACGAGAAAAATCAAATCGAATTATCCTGTGAACCCATTCTCATTCAATATAATGGAAAAAATTATATGATTGACAGCGGAATTGGAAATAAATTAAATGAAAAGCAAATCCGCAACTATGGTGTGACCGAGTTGTCCAATATTGAGGAGAGCTTACAAAAATTAGGTTTGACAGTTGAAGATATTGATGGAATTTTGATGACCCATATGCACTTCGATCATGCCAGCGGATTGACAAAATATGAAGGTGAACAATTGGTTTCCACTTTCCCAAAAGCCAAAATTTACGTTTCCCAAATTGAATGGGATGAAATGCGCAATCCGAATATCCGTTCAAAAGCCACTTACTGGGTGGAAAATTGGGAGCCGATTCAAGATCAAGTGGTGACATTCAACGACTTTATCGAAATTGCTCCTGGGATTGAAATGATTCATACGGGCGGCCATAGTGACGGACATGCCATTGTGAAATTGAAACAAAAGGGCGAAACCCTCATTCATATGGCCGACATTATGCCAACCCATGCCCATCAAAATCCGTTATGGGTGATGGCTTATGATGATTACCCAATGACAAGCATCTTCGCAAAAGAGAAGATTTTAAAAGAAGCCTATACGGGCGGATATAAATTCATCTTCTATCACGATGCGTACTACCGCATGGTTCAGTGGGATGAAACGGGAAAAGAAATCATTGATTCCATGAAGCGCGGGAAAGAAGCGAAAATCCAATTCCAGACAAATAACTAA
- a CDS encoding DUF1444 domain-containing protein, translated as MKPEQLVELLKERLGTEKFDFSYNRKDDKLRLDHKTLKKGMEIHLPGILAKYNERQEKALEDVIYTIEQTFDAMEKERNEDIFSLTNIYPVIRSTSFPLKSKEGHPFVVSDHTAETRIYYALDLGTTYRLIDESMLPKLNATADQIREVARFSVKKLPTDVKKDEVAGNIFYFVNENDGYDASRLLNEAFLKEMRERIEGDMAISVPHQDVLIIGDIRNETGYDVLAQMTMHFFSIGRVPITSLSFVYENGELTPIFILAKNR; from the coding sequence GTGAAGCCTGAACAGCTCGTCGAACTATTAAAAGAACGATTGGGTACGGAAAAATTTGATTTCTCATACAATCGCAAAGATGACAAATTGCGATTAGATCATAAAACACTGAAAAAAGGAATGGAAATCCATCTTCCGGGAATACTGGCGAAATACAATGAAAGACAGGAAAAAGCGTTGGAAGATGTGATATATACAATCGAACAGACCTTTGATGCGATGGAGAAGGAACGGAATGAAGACATCTTCAGCCTGACAAACATCTATCCGGTGATCCGTTCCACCTCTTTTCCATTGAAATCGAAAGAAGGGCATCCTTTTGTCGTTTCCGATCATACGGCAGAAACACGCATTTATTATGCGTTGGATTTAGGAACGACTTACAGGTTGATAGATGAATCCATGCTTCCGAAGTTAAATGCCACTGCCGATCAAATACGGGAAGTTGCCCGTTTTTCCGTGAAGAAGTTGCCGACGGATGTGAAGAAAGATGAAGTGGCAGGCAATATTTTTTATTTTGTCAATGAAAATGACGGTTATGATGCAAGCAGACTTTTGAATGAAGCCTTTTTAAAAGAAATGAGAGAAAGAATTGAAGGAGATATGGCCATCTCCGTTCCCCATCAAGATGTGCTGATTATTGGAGATATCCGAAATGAAACCGGCTATGATGTGCTGGCTCAAATGACCATGCATTTCTTTTCCATCGGGCGTGTTCCCATTACATCATTATCCTTTGTATATGAAAATGGAGAATTGACGCCGATATTTATTCTGGCAAAAAATCGATGA